A stretch of the Takifugu flavidus isolate HTHZ2018 chromosome 1, ASM371156v2, whole genome shotgun sequence genome encodes the following:
- the si:ch211-39i22.1 gene encoding skin secretory protein xP2 isoform X22: MMSYLWILLLGSLLTASVHAQDYAAQMEATAAPEVPATVNAPNAGEPDADTEVGEKTEEVKPETEPNADPELEADKPNGDLGVEDSGAEVPADTGAEVPADTGAEVPADTGAEVPADTGAEVPADTGAEVPADTGAEVPADTGAEVPADTGAEVPADTGAEVPADTGAEVPVDTGVEVPVDTGVEVPADTGAEVPTDTGAEVPASTDTGAEVPVDTGVEVPADTGAEVPASADTGAEVPADEDTDATKLQKESDRKEEADATGQDGAQAGTEIKADEDGVSAPDTSGSDIKEPVEPKNPGSEVIVPEIRTGVNAAVPADEGFNLEDALAAGVDDSSQAGKSSNLETGARAAGATGDAETPEGKEASSGPLAGVLTAIIVAAIGAVVGYFTYQQKKLCFKSRQEADPEAARKADPAEAQSEPQVLSNLLDQQ; the protein is encoded by the exons ATTATGCAGCACAAATGGAGGcgacagcagctccagaggttCCGGCCACGGTAAATGCTCCAAATGCTGGAGAACCAGATGCAGACACTGAAGTTGGAGAGAAAACCGAG GAAGTAAAACCGGAGACTGAACCCAACGCTGACCCTGAATTAGAAGCTGATAAACCAAATGGAGATTTGGGTGTAGAGGACTCAGGAGCAGAGGTTCCTGCAGACACTGGAGCCGAGGTTCCTGCAGACACTGGAGCCGAGGTTCCTGCAGACACTGGAGCCGaggttcctgcagacacaggagCAGAGGTTCCTGCAGACACTGGAGCCGaggttcctgcagacacaggagcagaggttcctgcagacactggtgcagaggttcctgcagacactggtgcagaggTTCCTGCAGATACAGGAGCAGAGGTTCCTGCAGATACAGGAGCAGAGGTTCCTGTAGACACTGGAGTAGAAGTTCCTGTAGACACTGGAGTAGAGGTTCCTGCAGATACAGGAGCAGAGGTTCCTACAGACACAggagcagaggttcctgctagCACCGATACAGGAGCAGAG GTTCCTGTAGACACTGGAGTAGAA gttcctgcagacacaggagcagaggttcctgctagcgcagacacaggagcagaggttcctgctgatGAAGACACAGATGCCACTAAATTACAAAAAGAATCag acaggaaagaggaagctGATGCAACAGGCCAGGACGGCGCACAAGCTGGGACGGAG ATCAAAGCCGACGAGGACGGCGTGTCAGCGCCGGATACTTCGGGATCAGACATTAAGGAGCCTGTGGAGCCAAAGAACCCTGGAAGCGAAGTGATCGTACCAGAGATCAGAACGGGGGTCAATGCAGCCGTCCCTGCAG ATGAAGGTTTCAACTTGGAAGATGCTTTAGCGGCTGGTGTGGACGACTCATCGCAGGCAGGAAAGAGCAGCAATCTGGAAACTGGAG CACGTGCTGCTGGCGCCACAGGAGATG CAGAGACGCCTGAAGGCAAGG AGGCCAGCTCTGGTCCGTTAGCGGGCGTCCTCACTGCAATCATCGTGGCGGCAATAGGAGCTGTCGTTGGATACTTCACCTACCAGCAGAAGAAACTGTGCTTTAAAAGCAGACAAG AAGCAGATCCTGAAGCTGCGCGCAAGGCTGATCCAGCAGAGGCTCAGTCAGAGCCCCAGg tccTTAGCAACCTGTTAGACCAGCAGTGA
- the si:ch211-39i22.1 gene encoding skin secretory protein xP2 isoform X1: MMSYLWILLLGSLLTASVHAQDYAAQMEATAAPEVPATVNAPNAGEPDADTEVGEKTEEVKPETEPNADPELEADKPNGDLGVEDSGAEVPADTGAEVPADTGAEVPADTGAEVPADTGAEVPADTGAEVPADTGAEVPADTGAEVPADTGAEVPADTGAEVPADTGAEVPVDTGVEVPVDTGVEVPADTGAEVPTDTGAEVPASTDTGAEVPADTGAEVPADTGAEVPADTGAEVPVDTGVEVPVDTGVEVPADTGAEVPADTGAEVPVDTGVEVPVDTGVEVPADTGAEVPADTGAEVPASADTGAEVPADEDTDATKLQKESDRKEEADATGQDGAQAGTEIKADEDGVSAPDTSGSDIKEPVEPKNPGSEVIVPEIRTGVNAAVPADEGFNLEDALAAGVDDSSQAGKSSNLETGARAAGATGDAETPEGKEASSGPLAGVLTAIIVAAIGAVVGYFTYQQKKLCFKSRQEADPEAARKADPAEAQSEPQVLSNLLDQQ, from the exons ATTATGCAGCACAAATGGAGGcgacagcagctccagaggttCCGGCCACGGTAAATGCTCCAAATGCTGGAGAACCAGATGCAGACACTGAAGTTGGAGAGAAAACCGAG GAAGTAAAACCGGAGACTGAACCCAACGCTGACCCTGAATTAGAAGCTGATAAACCAAATGGAGATTTGGGTGTAGAGGACTCAGGAGCAGAGGTTCCTGCAGACACTGGAGCCGAGGTTCCTGCAGACACTGGAGCCGAGGTTCCTGCAGACACTGGAGCCGaggttcctgcagacacaggagCAGAGGTTCCTGCAGACACTGGAGCCGaggttcctgcagacacaggagcagaggttcctgcagacactggtgcagaggttcctgcagacactggtgcagaggTTCCTGCAGATACAGGAGCAGAGGTTCCTGCAGATACAGGAGCAGAGGTTCCTGTAGACACTGGAGTAGAAGTTCCTGTAGACACTGGAGTAGAGGTTCCTGCAGATACAGGAGCAGAGGTTCCTACAGACACAggagcagaggttcctgctagCACCGATACAGGAGCAGAGGTTCCTGCAGATACAGGAGCAGAGGTTCCTGCAGATACAGGAGCAGAGGTTCCTGCAGATACAGGAGCAGAGGTTCCTGTAGACACTGGAGTAGAGGTTCCTGTAGACACTGGAGTAGAGGTtcctgcagacactggtgcagaggTTCCTGCAGATACAGGAGCAGAGGTTCCTGTAGACACTGGAGTAGAAGTTCCTGTAGACACTGGAGTAGAGGTTCCTGCAGACACTGgcgcagaggttcctgcagacacaggagcagaggttcctgctagcgcagacacaggagcagaggttcctgctgatGAAGACACAGATGCCACTAAATTACAAAAAGAATCag acaggaaagaggaagctGATGCAACAGGCCAGGACGGCGCACAAGCTGGGACGGAG ATCAAAGCCGACGAGGACGGCGTGTCAGCGCCGGATACTTCGGGATCAGACATTAAGGAGCCTGTGGAGCCAAAGAACCCTGGAAGCGAAGTGATCGTACCAGAGATCAGAACGGGGGTCAATGCAGCCGTCCCTGCAG ATGAAGGTTTCAACTTGGAAGATGCTTTAGCGGCTGGTGTGGACGACTCATCGCAGGCAGGAAAGAGCAGCAATCTGGAAACTGGAG CACGTGCTGCTGGCGCCACAGGAGATG CAGAGACGCCTGAAGGCAAGG AGGCCAGCTCTGGTCCGTTAGCGGGCGTCCTCACTGCAATCATCGTGGCGGCAATAGGAGCTGTCGTTGGATACTTCACCTACCAGCAGAAGAAACTGTGCTTTAAAAGCAGACAAG AAGCAGATCCTGAAGCTGCGCGCAAGGCTGATCCAGCAGAGGCTCAGTCAGAGCCCCAGg tccTTAGCAACCTGTTAGACCAGCAGTGA
- the si:ch211-39i22.1 gene encoding skin secretory protein xP2 isoform X15, producing the protein MMSYLWILLLGSLLTASVHAQDYAAQMEATAAPEVPATVNAPNAGEPDADTEVGEKTEEVKPETEPNADPELEADKPNGDLGVEDSGAEVPADTGAEVPADTGAEVPADTGAEVPADTGAEVPADTGAEVPADTGAEVPADTGAEVPADTGAEVPADTGAEVPADTGAEVPVDTGVEVPVDTGVEVPADTGAEVPTDTGAEVPASTDTGAEVPADTGAEVPADTGAEVPADTGAEVPADTGAEVPADTGAEVPADTGAEVPASADTGAEVPADEDTDATKLQKESDRKEEADATGQDGAQAGTEIKADEDGVSAPDTSGSDIKEPVEPKNPGSEVIVPEIRTGVNAAVPADEGFNLEDALAAGVDDSSQAGKSSNLETGARAAGATGDAETPEGKEASSGPLAGVLTAIIVAAIGAVVGYFTYQQKKLCFKSRQEADPEAARKADPAEAQSEPQVLSNLLDQQ; encoded by the exons ATTATGCAGCACAAATGGAGGcgacagcagctccagaggttCCGGCCACGGTAAATGCTCCAAATGCTGGAGAACCAGATGCAGACACTGAAGTTGGAGAGAAAACCGAG GAAGTAAAACCGGAGACTGAACCCAACGCTGACCCTGAATTAGAAGCTGATAAACCAAATGGAGATTTGGGTGTAGAGGACTCAGGAGCAGAGGTTCCTGCAGACACTGGAGCCGAGGTTCCTGCAGACACTGGAGCCGAGGTTCCTGCAGACACTGGAGCCGaggttcctgcagacacaggagCAGAGGTTCCTGCAGACACTGGAGCCGaggttcctgcagacacaggagcagaggttcctgcagacactggtgcagaggttcctgcagacactggtgcagaggTTCCTGCAGATACAGGAGCAGAGGTTCCTGCAGATACAGGAGCAGAGGTTCCTGTAGACACTGGAGTAGAAGTTCCTGTAGACACTGGAGTAGAGGTTCCTGCAGATACAGGAGCAGAGGTTCCTACAGACACAggagcagaggttcctgctagCACCGATACAGGAGCAGAGGTTCCTGCAGATACAGGAGCAGAGGTTCCTGCAGATACAGGAGCAGAGGTTCCTGCAGATACAGGAGCAGAG gTTCCTGCAGATACAGGAGCAGAG GTTCCTGCAGACACTGgcgcagaggttcctgcagacacaggagcagaggttcctgctagcgcagacacaggagcagaggttcctgctgatGAAGACACAGATGCCACTAAATTACAAAAAGAATCag acaggaaagaggaagctGATGCAACAGGCCAGGACGGCGCACAAGCTGGGACGGAG ATCAAAGCCGACGAGGACGGCGTGTCAGCGCCGGATACTTCGGGATCAGACATTAAGGAGCCTGTGGAGCCAAAGAACCCTGGAAGCGAAGTGATCGTACCAGAGATCAGAACGGGGGTCAATGCAGCCGTCCCTGCAG ATGAAGGTTTCAACTTGGAAGATGCTTTAGCGGCTGGTGTGGACGACTCATCGCAGGCAGGAAAGAGCAGCAATCTGGAAACTGGAG CACGTGCTGCTGGCGCCACAGGAGATG CAGAGACGCCTGAAGGCAAGG AGGCCAGCTCTGGTCCGTTAGCGGGCGTCCTCACTGCAATCATCGTGGCGGCAATAGGAGCTGTCGTTGGATACTTCACCTACCAGCAGAAGAAACTGTGCTTTAAAAGCAGACAAG AAGCAGATCCTGAAGCTGCGCGCAAGGCTGATCCAGCAGAGGCTCAGTCAGAGCCCCAGg tccTTAGCAACCTGTTAGACCAGCAGTGA
- the si:ch211-39i22.1 gene encoding skin secretory protein xP2 isoform X8, which yields MMSYLWILLLGSLLTASVHAQDYAAQMEATAAPEVPATVNAPNAGEPDADTEVGEKTEEVKPETEPNADPELEADKPNGDLGVEDSGAEVPADTGAEVPADTGAEVPADTGAEVPADTGAEVPADTGAEVPADTGAEVPADTGAEVPADTGAEVPADTGAEVPADTGAEVPVDTGVEVPVDTGVEVPADTGAEVPTDTGAEVPASTDTGAEVPADTGAEVPADTGAEVPADTGAEVPADTGAEVPVDTGVEVPVDTGVEVPADTGAEVPADTGAEVPASADTGAEVPADEDTDATKLQKESDRKEEADATGQDGAQAGTEIKADEDGVSAPDTSGSDIKEPVEPKNPGSEVIVPEIRTGVNAAVPADEGFNLEDALAAGVDDSSQAGKSSNLETGARAAGATGDAETPEGKEASSGPLAGVLTAIIVAAIGAVVGYFTYQQKKLCFKSRQEADPEAARKADPAEAQSEPQVLSNLLDQQ from the exons ATTATGCAGCACAAATGGAGGcgacagcagctccagaggttCCGGCCACGGTAAATGCTCCAAATGCTGGAGAACCAGATGCAGACACTGAAGTTGGAGAGAAAACCGAG GAAGTAAAACCGGAGACTGAACCCAACGCTGACCCTGAATTAGAAGCTGATAAACCAAATGGAGATTTGGGTGTAGAGGACTCAGGAGCAGAGGTTCCTGCAGACACTGGAGCCGAGGTTCCTGCAGACACTGGAGCCGAGGTTCCTGCAGACACTGGAGCCGaggttcctgcagacacaggagCAGAGGTTCCTGCAGACACTGGAGCCGaggttcctgcagacacaggagcagaggttcctgcagacactggtgcagaggttcctgcagacactggtgcagaggTTCCTGCAGATACAGGAGCAGAGGTTCCTGCAGATACAGGAGCAGAGGTTCCTGTAGACACTGGAGTAGAAGTTCCTGTAGACACTGGAGTAGAGGTTCCTGCAGATACAGGAGCAGAGGTTCCTACAGACACAggagcagaggttcctgctagCACCGATACAGGAGCAGAGGTTCCTGCAGATACAGGAGCAGAGGTTCCTGCAGATACAGGAGCAGAGGTTCCTGCAGATACAGGAGCAGAG gTTCCTGCAGATACAGGAGCAGAGGTTCCTGTAGACACTGGAGTAGAAGTTCCTGTAGACACTGGAGTAGAGGTTCCTGCAGACACTGgcgcagaggttcctgcagacacaggagcagaggttcctgctagcgcagacacaggagcagaggttcctgctgatGAAGACACAGATGCCACTAAATTACAAAAAGAATCag acaggaaagaggaagctGATGCAACAGGCCAGGACGGCGCACAAGCTGGGACGGAG ATCAAAGCCGACGAGGACGGCGTGTCAGCGCCGGATACTTCGGGATCAGACATTAAGGAGCCTGTGGAGCCAAAGAACCCTGGAAGCGAAGTGATCGTACCAGAGATCAGAACGGGGGTCAATGCAGCCGTCCCTGCAG ATGAAGGTTTCAACTTGGAAGATGCTTTAGCGGCTGGTGTGGACGACTCATCGCAGGCAGGAAAGAGCAGCAATCTGGAAACTGGAG CACGTGCTGCTGGCGCCACAGGAGATG CAGAGACGCCTGAAGGCAAGG AGGCCAGCTCTGGTCCGTTAGCGGGCGTCCTCACTGCAATCATCGTGGCGGCAATAGGAGCTGTCGTTGGATACTTCACCTACCAGCAGAAGAAACTGTGCTTTAAAAGCAGACAAG AAGCAGATCCTGAAGCTGCGCGCAAGGCTGATCCAGCAGAGGCTCAGTCAGAGCCCCAGg tccTTAGCAACCTGTTAGACCAGCAGTGA
- the si:ch211-39i22.1 gene encoding skin secretory protein xP2 isoform X12, translated as MMSYLWILLLGSLLTASVHAQDYAAQMEATAAPEVPATVNAPNAGEPDADTEVGEKTEEVKPETEPNADPELEADKPNGDLGVEDSGAEVPADTGAEVPADTGAEVPADTGAEVPADTGAEVPADTGAEVPADTGAEVPADTGAEVPADTGAEVPADTGAEVPADTGAEVPVDTGVEVPVDTGVEVPADTGAEVPTDTGAEVPASTDTGAEVPADTGAEVPADTGAEVPADTGAEVPVPADTGAEVPADTGAEVPADTGAEVPASADTGAEVPADEDTDATKLQKESDRKEEADATGQDGAQAGTEIKADEDGVSAPDTSGSDIKEPVEPKNPGSEVIVPEIRTGVNAAVPADEGFNLEDALAAGVDDSSQAGKSSNLETGARAAGATGDAETPEGKEASSGPLAGVLTAIIVAAIGAVVGYFTYQQKKLCFKSRQEADPEAARKADPAEAQSEPQVLSNLLDQQ; from the exons ATTATGCAGCACAAATGGAGGcgacagcagctccagaggttCCGGCCACGGTAAATGCTCCAAATGCTGGAGAACCAGATGCAGACACTGAAGTTGGAGAGAAAACCGAG GAAGTAAAACCGGAGACTGAACCCAACGCTGACCCTGAATTAGAAGCTGATAAACCAAATGGAGATTTGGGTGTAGAGGACTCAGGAGCAGAGGTTCCTGCAGACACTGGAGCCGAGGTTCCTGCAGACACTGGAGCCGAGGTTCCTGCAGACACTGGAGCCGaggttcctgcagacacaggagCAGAGGTTCCTGCAGACACTGGAGCCGaggttcctgcagacacaggagcagaggttcctgcagacactggtgcagaggttcctgcagacactggtgcagaggTTCCTGCAGATACAGGAGCAGAGGTTCCTGCAGATACAGGAGCAGAGGTTCCTGTAGACACTGGAGTAGAAGTTCCTGTAGACACTGGAGTAGAGGTTCCTGCAGATACAGGAGCAGAGGTTCCTACAGACACAggagcagaggttcctgctagCACCGATACAGGAGCAGAGGTTCCTGCAGATACAGGAGCAGAGGTTCCTGCAGATACAGGAGCAGAGGTTCCTGCAGATACAGGAGCAGAGGTTCCT gTTCCTGCAGATACAGGAGCAGAG GTTCCTGCAGACACTGgcgcagaggttcctgcagacacaggagcagaggttcctgctagcgcagacacaggagcagaggttcctgctgatGAAGACACAGATGCCACTAAATTACAAAAAGAATCag acaggaaagaggaagctGATGCAACAGGCCAGGACGGCGCACAAGCTGGGACGGAG ATCAAAGCCGACGAGGACGGCGTGTCAGCGCCGGATACTTCGGGATCAGACATTAAGGAGCCTGTGGAGCCAAAGAACCCTGGAAGCGAAGTGATCGTACCAGAGATCAGAACGGGGGTCAATGCAGCCGTCCCTGCAG ATGAAGGTTTCAACTTGGAAGATGCTTTAGCGGCTGGTGTGGACGACTCATCGCAGGCAGGAAAGAGCAGCAATCTGGAAACTGGAG CACGTGCTGCTGGCGCCACAGGAGATG CAGAGACGCCTGAAGGCAAGG AGGCCAGCTCTGGTCCGTTAGCGGGCGTCCTCACTGCAATCATCGTGGCGGCAATAGGAGCTGTCGTTGGATACTTCACCTACCAGCAGAAGAAACTGTGCTTTAAAAGCAGACAAG AAGCAGATCCTGAAGCTGCGCGCAAGGCTGATCCAGCAGAGGCTCAGTCAGAGCCCCAGg tccTTAGCAACCTGTTAGACCAGCAGTGA
- the si:ch211-39i22.1 gene encoding skin secretory protein xP2 isoform X20 — protein sequence MMSYLWILLLGSLLTASVHAQDYAAQMEATAAPEVPATVNAPNAGEPDADTEVGEKTEEVKPETEPNADPELEADKPNGDLGVEDSGAEVPADTGAEVPADTGAEVPADTGAEVPADTGAEVPADTGAEVPADTGAEVPADTGAEVPADTGAEVPADTGAEVPADTGAEVPVDTGVEVPVDTGVEVPADTGAEVPTDTGAEVPASTDTGAEVPVDTGVEVPVDTGVEVPADTGAEVPADTGAEVPASADTGAEVPADEDTDATKLQKESDRKEEADATGQDGAQAGTEIKADEDGVSAPDTSGSDIKEPVEPKNPGSEVIVPEIRTGVNAAVPADEGFNLEDALAAGVDDSSQAGKSSNLETGARAAGATGDAETPEGKEASSGPLAGVLTAIIVAAIGAVVGYFTYQQKKLCFKSRQEADPEAARKADPAEAQSEPQVLSNLLDQQ from the exons ATTATGCAGCACAAATGGAGGcgacagcagctccagaggttCCGGCCACGGTAAATGCTCCAAATGCTGGAGAACCAGATGCAGACACTGAAGTTGGAGAGAAAACCGAG GAAGTAAAACCGGAGACTGAACCCAACGCTGACCCTGAATTAGAAGCTGATAAACCAAATGGAGATTTGGGTGTAGAGGACTCAGGAGCAGAGGTTCCTGCAGACACTGGAGCCGAGGTTCCTGCAGACACTGGAGCCGAGGTTCCTGCAGACACTGGAGCCGaggttcctgcagacacaggagCAGAGGTTCCTGCAGACACTGGAGCCGaggttcctgcagacacaggagcagaggttcctgcagacactggtgcagaggttcctgcagacactggtgcagaggTTCCTGCAGATACAGGAGCAGAGGTTCCTGCAGATACAGGAGCAGAGGTTCCTGTAGACACTGGAGTAGAAGTTCCTGTAGACACTGGAGTAGAGGTTCCTGCAGATACAGGAGCAGAGGTTCCTACAGACACAggagcagaggttcctgctagCACCGATACAGGAGCAGAG GTTCCTGTAGACACTGGAGTAGAAGTTCCTGTAGACACTGGAGTAGAGGTTCCTGCAGACACTGgcgcagaggttcctgcagacacaggagcagaggttcctgctagcgcagacacaggagcagaggttcctgctgatGAAGACACAGATGCCACTAAATTACAAAAAGAATCag acaggaaagaggaagctGATGCAACAGGCCAGGACGGCGCACAAGCTGGGACGGAG ATCAAAGCCGACGAGGACGGCGTGTCAGCGCCGGATACTTCGGGATCAGACATTAAGGAGCCTGTGGAGCCAAAGAACCCTGGAAGCGAAGTGATCGTACCAGAGATCAGAACGGGGGTCAATGCAGCCGTCCCTGCAG ATGAAGGTTTCAACTTGGAAGATGCTTTAGCGGCTGGTGTGGACGACTCATCGCAGGCAGGAAAGAGCAGCAATCTGGAAACTGGAG CACGTGCTGCTGGCGCCACAGGAGATG CAGAGACGCCTGAAGGCAAGG AGGCCAGCTCTGGTCCGTTAGCGGGCGTCCTCACTGCAATCATCGTGGCGGCAATAGGAGCTGTCGTTGGATACTTCACCTACCAGCAGAAGAAACTGTGCTTTAAAAGCAGACAAG AAGCAGATCCTGAAGCTGCGCGCAAGGCTGATCCAGCAGAGGCTCAGTCAGAGCCCCAGg tccTTAGCAACCTGTTAGACCAGCAGTGA
- the si:ch211-39i22.1 gene encoding skin secretory protein xP2 isoform X18, whose amino-acid sequence MMSYLWILLLGSLLTASVHAQDYAAQMEATAAPEVPATVNAPNAGEPDADTEVGEKTEEVKPETEPNADPELEADKPNGDLGVEDSGAEVPADTGAEVPADTGAEVPADTGAEVPADTGAEVPADTGAEVPADTGAEVPADTGAEVPADTGAEVPADTGAEVPADTGAEVPVDTGVEVPVDTGVEVPADTGAEVPTDTGAEVPASTDTGAEVPADTGAEVPADTGAEVPADTGAEVPADTGAEVPADTGAEVPASADTGAEVPADEDTDATKLQKESDRKEEADATGQDGAQAGTEIKADEDGVSAPDTSGSDIKEPVEPKNPGSEVIVPEIRTGVNAAVPADEGFNLEDALAAGVDDSSQAGKSSNLETGARAAGATGDAETPEGKEASSGPLAGVLTAIIVAAIGAVVGYFTYQQKKLCFKSRQEADPEAARKADPAEAQSEPQVLSNLLDQQ is encoded by the exons ATTATGCAGCACAAATGGAGGcgacagcagctccagaggttCCGGCCACGGTAAATGCTCCAAATGCTGGAGAACCAGATGCAGACACTGAAGTTGGAGAGAAAACCGAG GAAGTAAAACCGGAGACTGAACCCAACGCTGACCCTGAATTAGAAGCTGATAAACCAAATGGAGATTTGGGTGTAGAGGACTCAGGAGCAGAGGTTCCTGCAGACACTGGAGCCGAGGTTCCTGCAGACACTGGAGCCGAGGTTCCTGCAGACACTGGAGCCGaggttcctgcagacacaggagCAGAGGTTCCTGCAGACACTGGAGCCGaggttcctgcagacacaggagcagaggttcctgcagacactggtgcagaggttcctgcagacactggtgcagaggTTCCTGCAGATACAGGAGCAGAGGTTCCTGCAGATACAGGAGCAGAGGTTCCTGTAGACACTGGAGTAGAAGTTCCTGTAGACACTGGAGTAGAGGTTCCTGCAGATACAGGAGCAGAGGTTCCTACAGACACAggagcagaggttcctgctagCACCGATACAGGAGCAGAGGTTCCTGCAGATACAGGAGCAGAGGTTCCTGCAGATACAGGAGCAGAGGTTCCTGCAGATACAGGAGCAGAG GTTCCTGCAGACACTGgcgcagaggttcctgcagacacaggagcagaggttcctgctagcgcagacacaggagcagaggttcctgctgatGAAGACACAGATGCCACTAAATTACAAAAAGAATCag acaggaaagaggaagctGATGCAACAGGCCAGGACGGCGCACAAGCTGGGACGGAG ATCAAAGCCGACGAGGACGGCGTGTCAGCGCCGGATACTTCGGGATCAGACATTAAGGAGCCTGTGGAGCCAAAGAACCCTGGAAGCGAAGTGATCGTACCAGAGATCAGAACGGGGGTCAATGCAGCCGTCCCTGCAG ATGAAGGTTTCAACTTGGAAGATGCTTTAGCGGCTGGTGTGGACGACTCATCGCAGGCAGGAAAGAGCAGCAATCTGGAAACTGGAG CACGTGCTGCTGGCGCCACAGGAGATG CAGAGACGCCTGAAGGCAAGG AGGCCAGCTCTGGTCCGTTAGCGGGCGTCCTCACTGCAATCATCGTGGCGGCAATAGGAGCTGTCGTTGGATACTTCACCTACCAGCAGAAGAAACTGTGCTTTAAAAGCAGACAAG AAGCAGATCCTGAAGCTGCGCGCAAGGCTGATCCAGCAGAGGCTCAGTCAGAGCCCCAGg tccTTAGCAACCTGTTAGACCAGCAGTGA